The Glycine soja cultivar W05 chromosome 8, ASM419377v2, whole genome shotgun sequence genome has a window encoding:
- the LOC114424087 gene encoding uncharacterized protein LOC114424087 produces MRVNSLFSKRSKCYFGVSEVEYLGHFISKVSTDPAKVLAVEQWPLPKTLKQLRGFLGLAGYYRRFVKGYGGIAKPLTNMLKKDNFIWSNAAKLAFQQLKKMLTETTVLALPDF; encoded by the coding sequence ATGAGGGTGAATTCCTTGTTTTCTAAGAGGAGTAAGTGTTATTTTGGGGTTTCTGAAGTAGAGTACCTTGGCCACTTCATTTCTAAGGTATCAACTGATCCAGCTAAAGTGCTTGCAGTAGAACAGTGGCCACTACCTAAAACTTTGAAACAACTTAGAGGCTTCCTGGGGTTAGCTGGATATTACAGAAGGTTTGTCAAGGGATATGGTGGCATTGCTAAACCCTTAACTAACATGcttaaaaaagataactttATCTGGTCCAATGCAGCAAAACTGGcttttcaacaattaaagaagatGCTTACTGAGACTACAGTTTTGGCTTTACCcgacttttaa